In Oryza brachyantha chromosome 2, ObraRS2, whole genome shotgun sequence, a single window of DNA contains:
- the LOC102714807 gene encoding uclacyanin-3, with the protein MAGVHGLVAAGLVLLLAAGAPAFAVDYTVGDTSGWTSGVDYGTWAKGKSFSVGDSLVFQYSMMHTVAEVSSADYSACSASNSIQSYSDQNTKIALTKPGTRYFICGTSGHCSGGMKLAVTVSAADATTPSPSTTTPSPSTTTPSTSPPSSTETPATPSDPGMDTPSTPATTTKSTGSTGGAGSGSDARSVMGLLVGAFGLAMMG; encoded by the exons ATGGCTGGAGTACATGGACTTGTAGCTGCAGGTCTGGTactgctcctcgccgccggtgcgcCGGCCTTCGCCGTGGACTACACCGTCGGCGACACCTCCGGCTGGACCAGCGGTGTGGACTACGGCACCTGGGCCAAGGGCAAGTCCTTCAGCGTTGGCGATTCGCTCG TGTTCCAGTACAGCATGATGCACACGGTGGCGGAGGTGAGCTCCGCGGACTACAGCGCGTGCTCGGCCAGCAACTCGATCCAGTCGTACAGCGACCAGAACACCAAGATCGCGCTCACCAAGCCCGGCACGCGCTACTTCATCTGCGGCACCAGCGGCCACTGCTCCGGCGGCATGAAGCTCGCCGTCACGGTCTCCGCGGCGGACGCCACCACCCCTTCCCCCAGCACCACCACCCCTTCCCCCAGCACCACCACCCCGTCGAcgtccccgccgtcgtcgaccgaGACGCCCGCCACGCCGTCGGACCCCGGCATGGACACGCCCTCGACGCCGGCCACCACGACGAAGTCGACGGGcagcaccggcggcgccggcagcggcagcgacgcCCGTTCGGTGATGGGCCTGCTGGTCGGGGCCTTCGGCCTCGCCATGATGGGCTAG
- the LOC102705051 gene encoding uncharacterized protein LOC102705051, translating into MAAATTTPAAAAAQCVHIEAVQTAVPTRVVEPGRTRVVAVAAPPLPAEALQRRVRAVLYYRAGAAAAAAPCAWEDGVWVKESLSEALADHPEMAGRLRRRADRSWEVKLNDTGVRLLQATVDAPLDEFLAAKDLARRELALAPWTDVNADDPDMCPPFFMQLTRFQGDGGYAVGVSCALLLADPLSLARFLQSWARTHTRMKAQSKAAAHPVVQYLAYFQRPETSRKRVRSVPIDSFAGDGAAETVLFRTGAAAPAPDGHHRALAAACVDQASRALGAARASRLSVVVVAPAAGDDGLVGKATIETCTADDGPQAWSGTGGAGTSLEAVQWSELGLEELVLRDSKPVRVSCSIVTAGDEGLVVVMPDGAGSLLVTATLPK; encoded by the exons ATGGCAGCTGccacgacgacgccggcggcggccgcggcgcagTGCGTCCACATCGAGGCCGTGCAGACGGCCGTGCCGACGCGCGTCGTGGAGCCCGGGAGGacgcgcgtcgtcgccgtggcgGCGCCACCGCTCCCCGCGGAGGCGCTGCAGCGTCGTGTCCGCGCGGTGCTCTACTACcgcgccggggcggcggcggcggcggcgccgtgcgcGTGGGAGGACGGGGTGTGGGTGAAGGAGTCGCTGAGCGAGGCGCTGGCCGACCACCCGGAGATGGCGGgtcggctccggcgccgcgcTGACAGGTCGTGGGAGGTGAAGCTGAACGACACCGGCGTGCGGCTCCTGCAGGCGACGGTGGACGCGCCCCTCGACGAGTTCCTCGCCGCCAAGGACCTGGCTCGCCGGGAGCTCGCGCTGGCGCCGTGGACCGACGTGAACGCCGACGACCCCGACATGTGCCCCCCGTTCTTCATGCAG CTGACGAGGTTCCAGGGGGACGGCGGCTACGCCGTCGGCGTGAGCTGCGCTCTGCTGCTGGCCGACCCGCTGTCGCTGGCGAGGTTCCTCCAGTCGTGGGCGCGCACGCACACGCGCATGAAGGCGCAGAGCAAGGCCGCCGCACACCCGGTGGTGCAGTACCTGGCCTACTTCCAGCGCCCGGAGACCAGCCGCAAGCGCGTCAGGTCCGTCCCGATCGACTCcttcgccggcgatggcgcagCCGAGACCGTGCTCTTCAggaccggcgcggcggcgcccgcgccggacggccaccaccgcgcgctcgccgcggcaTGCGTCGACCAGGCGAGCAGGGCGCTCGGCGCGGCCAGGGCGTCGCGGCtttccgtcgtcgtcgtcgcaccCGCCGCCGGGGACGATGGCCTTGTCGGGAAGGCTACCATCGAGACGTGCACGGCGGACGACGGCCCGCAGGCGTGGTCCGGTACTGGTGGCGCCGGCACCTCGCTGGAAGCTGTGCAGTGGAGCGAGCTGGGGCTGGAGGAGCTGGTCCTCAGGGACAGCAAGCCCGTGCGTGTCTCCTGCAGCATCGTGaccgccggagacgaagggCTCGTCGTCGTGATGCCAGACGGTGCTGGATCTTTGCTTGTCACGGCCACTCTTCCCAAGTAG
- the LOC102715089 gene encoding GTP-binding protein YPTM2 codes for MNPEYDYLFKLLLIGDSGVGKSCLLLRFADDSYLDSYISTIGVDFKIRTVEQDGKTIKLQIWDTAGQERFRTITSSYYRGAHGIIIVYDVTDQESFNNVKQWLNEIDRYASDNVNKLLVGNKSDLTANKVVSSETAKAFADEMGIPFMETSAKNATNVEQAFMAMAASIKDRMASQPAAANARPPTVQIRGQPVNQKSSCCSS; via the exons ATGAATCCCGAGTA CGACTACCTTTTCAAACTTCTGCTCATTGGTGATTCTGGTGTTGGAAAATCATGTTTGCTTCTCAGATTTGCG GATGACTCATATTTGGACAGCTACATCAGCAcaattggagttgatttt AAAATACGGACGGTAGAGCAGGATGGGAAGACAATCAAGCTTCAAATT TGGGATACTGCTGGGCAAGAACGTTTCAGGACAATTACAAGCAGTTATTACCGGGGTGCTCATGGAATTATT ATTGTCTATGACGTGACAGACCAAGAAAGCTTCAACAATGTTAAGCAGTGGTTGAATGAAATTGACCGTTATGCAAGTGACAATGTTAACAAGCTTCTTGTTGGGAACAAGAGCGATCTAACTGCCAACAAAGTTGTGTCATCTGAAACAGCTAAG GCATTTGCTGATGAGATGGGCATCCCATTCATGGAGACAAGTGCCAAGAACGCCACTAATGTGGAGCAGGCCTTCATGGCTATGGCCGCATCCATCAAGGACAG GATGGCTAGCCAACCAGCCGCAGCAAATGCAAGGCCACCGACCGTGCAGATCCGCGGGCAACCTGTCAACCAGAAATCGTCATGCTGCTCGTCCTAA